The Kitasatospora setae KM-6054 genome contains a region encoding:
- a CDS encoding MFS transporter, whose product MSVVDEASVSGGVRGAGSPPARMTGRLRLLLVVLLVAQFMLAVDFSILNVALPVIGKGLGFSLSNLQWIATSFALCAAGFTLFFGRVADLFGRRRLFLAGLALLGLSSLVGGLATSPGILIAARIAQGLATAAVTPAGLSLLTTSFPEGPLRDKALGLNGALMSAGFTTGAILGGVLTDLLSWRWSFFINVPVALAVLLIAPGVIKESRPDQRPRLDIPGALTVTLGLLALVFGLTRAGENGWSDPTALISLAAGLLLLIAFYLVESKAPAPLVPVTILKRPTVIWGNIAGLIAFLTETSLVFLMTLYLQEVLDFSPLAAGLSFGVLGIGTVIGGSLAAKVIARIGTKATLITGGLLQAAATAALLTLGDTRTSMAVLLTATFLGGIGNMLVIVGFMVTATSGLPDHEQGMATGLATMTQQIGITMGTPIMSAIATTQITTHATHTTVLDGVTLAVLVNTALVLAGTLTTALFLHTRKTPTP is encoded by the coding sequence ATGTCGGTAGTTGATGAGGCGTCGGTTTCGGGCGGGGTGCGGGGGGCGGGGTCGCCACCGGCACGGATGACGGGGCGCCTGCGGCTGCTGCTGGTGGTGCTGCTGGTCGCGCAGTTCATGCTCGCGGTGGACTTCTCGATCCTGAACGTGGCCCTGCCGGTGATCGGCAAGGGCCTCGGGTTCTCCCTGTCGAACCTGCAGTGGATCGCGACGTCGTTCGCGCTGTGCGCCGCCGGGTTCACCCTGTTCTTCGGCCGCGTCGCCGACCTCTTCGGACGCCGGCGCCTGTTCCTCGCGGGCCTGGCCCTGCTCGGCCTGTCCTCCCTGGTGGGCGGCCTGGCCACCTCCCCGGGCATCCTGATCGCCGCCCGCATCGCCCAGGGCCTGGCCACCGCCGCCGTCACCCCCGCCGGCCTGTCCCTGCTGACCACCTCCTTCCCCGAAGGCCCCCTGCGCGACAAGGCCCTCGGACTCAACGGCGCCCTCATGTCCGCCGGCTTCACCACCGGCGCCATCCTCGGCGGCGTCCTGACCGACCTCCTGTCCTGGCGCTGGTCGTTCTTCATCAACGTCCCCGTCGCCCTCGCCGTCCTGCTCATCGCCCCCGGCGTCATCAAGGAATCCCGCCCCGACCAGCGCCCCCGCCTCGACATCCCCGGCGCCCTCACCGTCACCCTCGGCCTGCTCGCCCTCGTCTTCGGCCTCACCCGCGCCGGCGAGAACGGCTGGAGCGACCCCACCGCCCTGATCTCCCTGGCCGCCGGCCTCCTGCTCCTCATCGCCTTCTACCTCGTCGAGAGCAAGGCCCCCGCACCCCTGGTCCCCGTCACCATCCTCAAGCGCCCCACCGTCATCTGGGGCAACATCGCCGGCCTCATCGCCTTCCTCACCGAGACCTCCCTCGTCTTCCTGATGACCCTCTACCTCCAGGAAGTCCTCGACTTCTCCCCCCTGGCCGCCGGCCTCTCCTTCGGCGTCCTGGGCATCGGCACCGTCATCGGCGGCTCCCTCGCCGCCAAGGTCATCGCCCGCATCGGCACCAAGGCCACCCTCATCACCGGCGGCCTCCTCCAAGCCGCCGCCACCGCCGCCCTGCTCACCCTCGGCGACACCCGCACCTCCATGGCCGTCCTGCTCACCGCCACCTTCCTCGGCGGCATCGGCAACATGCTCGTCATCGTCGGCTTCATGGTCACCGCCACCTCCGGCCTGCCCGACCACGAACAGGGCATGGCCACCGGACTGGCCACCATGACCCAGCAGATCGGCATCACCATGGGCACCCCCATCATGAGCGCCATCGCCACCACCCAGATCACCACCCACGCCACCCACACCACCGTCCTCGACGGCGTCACCCTCGCCGTCCTCGTCAACACCGCCCTCGTCCTCGCCGGCACCCTCACCACCGCCCTCTTCCTCCACACCCGCAAAACCCCCACCCCCTGA
- a CDS encoding DsbA family oxidoreductase gives MELTATKPIIDIWFDYICPFSVMTRKVIDDVTARTPADVRWHPYELHENGVPPTGKTDYPEHVWENSVLPMAERLGIRFGPVPAIALPRTALAMHGHRYAREHGLQEAWDTRVFDAHFHHGRDISDPAELTATAAGLGLDPEEFRARILSPQAALDHHDSQQHTRRALRVHTVPTIAIGPWRTEGVPQAGRLLDVIAALSTRRPTRA, from the coding sequence ATGGAACTGACCGCCACCAAACCCATCATCGACATCTGGTTCGACTACATCTGCCCCTTCTCCGTGATGACCCGCAAAGTCATCGACGACGTCACCGCCCGGACACCGGCCGACGTCCGCTGGCACCCCTACGAACTCCACGAGAACGGCGTACCGCCCACCGGCAAGACCGACTACCCCGAACACGTCTGGGAGAACTCCGTCCTGCCCATGGCCGAGCGGCTCGGCATCCGCTTCGGCCCCGTCCCCGCCATCGCCCTGCCCCGCACCGCCCTCGCCATGCACGGACACCGCTACGCCCGGGAACACGGCCTCCAAGAAGCCTGGGACACCCGCGTCTTCGACGCGCACTTCCACCACGGCCGCGACATCTCCGACCCCGCCGAACTCACCGCCACCGCCGCCGGCCTCGGCCTGGACCCCGAGGAGTTCCGCGCCCGCATCCTCTCCCCGCAGGCCGCCCTCGACCACCACGACTCCCAGCAGCACACCCGCCGCGCCCTGCGCGTCCACACCGTCCCCACCATCGCCATCGGACCATGGCGCACCGAGGGCGTCCCGCAGGCCGGGCGGCTGCTCGACGTCATCGCCGCGCTGAGCACCCGCCGCCCCACCCGCGCCTGA
- the galU gene encoding UTP--glucose-1-phosphate uridylyltransferase GalU, producing the protein MTSTSARIVKAVVPVAGLGTRFLPATKATPKEMLPVVDKPAIQYVVEEAVASGISDVLMVTGRNKRPLEDHFDRNYELEAELLRKGDTDRLARVCAPTELADIHYVRQGDPRGLGHAVLCAAPHVGSEPFAVLLGDDLIDPRDPLLSRMIEVREQHGGSVVALMEVDPSQIHLYGCAVVRHDRDGDTVQVTDLVEKPAPGTAPSNYAVIGRYVLDPAVFEVLRRTEPGRGGEIQLTDALRELAHTNEGGPVHGVVFSGRRYDTGDRSDYLKATVRIAWEREDLGPEFRTWLREFMAADVLAPAH; encoded by the coding sequence ATGACCTCCACGTCTGCCCGCATAGTCAAGGCAGTGGTACCCGTCGCCGGTCTCGGAACACGGTTCCTGCCGGCCACCAAAGCCACCCCGAAAGAAATGCTCCCGGTGGTGGACAAACCCGCGATCCAGTACGTCGTCGAAGAGGCCGTCGCCTCGGGGATATCCGACGTCCTCATGGTCACCGGCCGCAACAAGCGCCCGCTGGAGGACCATTTCGACCGCAACTACGAACTCGAGGCCGAACTGCTCAGAAAGGGCGACACCGACCGCCTCGCCCGGGTCTGCGCCCCCACCGAACTCGCGGACATCCACTACGTGCGCCAGGGCGACCCCCGGGGCCTGGGACACGCCGTCCTGTGCGCGGCCCCCCACGTCGGCTCGGAACCCTTCGCCGTCCTGCTCGGCGACGACCTCATCGACCCCCGCGACCCCCTGCTGAGCCGGATGATCGAGGTCCGCGAGCAGCACGGCGGCAGCGTCGTCGCCCTGATGGAGGTCGACCCCTCCCAGATCCACCTCTACGGCTGCGCCGTCGTGCGCCACGACCGCGACGGCGACACCGTCCAGGTCACCGACCTGGTGGAGAAGCCCGCGCCCGGCACCGCCCCGAGCAACTACGCGGTGATCGGCCGCTACGTGCTGGACCCGGCGGTCTTCGAGGTCCTGCGCCGCACCGAGCCCGGCCGCGGCGGCGAGATCCAACTCACCGACGCCCTGCGCGAACTGGCCCACACCAACGAGGGCGGCCCGGTGCACGGCGTCGTCTTCTCCGGCCGGCGCTACGACACCGGCGACCGCTCCGACTACCTCAAGGCCACCGTCCGCATCGCCTGGGAGCGGGAGGACCTGGGCCCGGAGTTCCGCACCTGGCTGCGGGAGTTCATGGCCGCCGACGTCCTCGCACCCGCCCACTGA
- a CDS encoding ParB/RepB/Spo0J family partition protein, translating to MDTVQADTLPASGGDAGRPPEAEDQGVQRVPIGMLLPADSPRMSGENLDHARALGALDGNLPPILVHRATMRVIDGMHRLRAAILQERALVEVLFFDGTPEDAFVVAVRSNCRHGLPLTLAERAAAAARIMISHPQWSDRAIASVAGLSSKTVAALRRRAGAGNLAPRARVGQDGRVRPLDSTAGRLAASRLIAATPQASLREIARQAGISPGTVRDVRARLERGEDPLPRARGRRGAGARASRARPREDAGKAPGPAAGPPADLGRVLTSLRNDPSLRQTETGRLLLRMLETHLPHQWDRLAESVPAHRTETVALAALECAKAWQEFAARMRRAPSP from the coding sequence ATGGACACCGTCCAAGCCGACACCCTGCCCGCCTCCGGCGGCGACGCGGGCCGGCCGCCCGAAGCGGAGGACCAGGGCGTGCAACGGGTGCCGATCGGCATGCTCCTGCCCGCCGACTCGCCGCGCATGTCGGGGGAGAACCTGGACCACGCCCGCGCCCTCGGCGCACTGGACGGGAACCTCCCCCCGATCCTGGTGCACCGCGCCACGATGCGCGTCATCGACGGGATGCACCGGCTGCGCGCCGCCATCCTCCAGGAGCGGGCGCTGGTGGAGGTGCTGTTCTTCGACGGGACGCCGGAGGACGCCTTCGTCGTCGCCGTCCGCTCCAACTGCCGCCACGGCCTGCCGCTGACCCTCGCCGAGCGGGCCGCGGCCGCGGCCCGCATCATGATCTCCCACCCCCAGTGGTCGGACCGCGCCATCGCCTCCGTCGCCGGGCTCTCCTCGAAGACCGTGGCCGCCCTGCGGCGCCGCGCCGGCGCCGGGAACCTCGCACCGCGGGCCCGGGTGGGCCAGGACGGCAGGGTCAGGCCGCTGGACAGCACCGCCGGGCGCCTGGCGGCCAGCCGGCTGATCGCGGCCACCCCGCAGGCGTCCCTGCGCGAGATCGCCCGCCAGGCCGGGATCTCGCCCGGCACCGTGCGCGACGTCCGGGCCCGCCTGGAGCGCGGCGAGGACCCGCTGCCGCGGGCCCGCGGGCGAAGAGGCGCCGGCGCCCGGGCGTCCAGGGCCCGCCCGCGCGAGGACGCCGGGAAGGCGCCCGGCCCCGCCGCCGGGCCCCCCGCCGACCTGGGCCGGGTCCTCACCAGCCTGCGCAACGACCCCTCCCTGCGCCAGACCGAGACCGGACGCCTGCTGCTGCGCATGCTCGAAACGCACCTGCCCCACCAGTGGGACCGCCTCGCGGAATCGGTTCCGGCCCACCGGACCGAAACGGTCGCCCTCGCGGCCCTCGAATGCGCGAAAGCCTGGCAGGAATTCGCGGCCAGAATGCGCCGCGCCCCGTCGCCGTAG
- a CDS encoding maltokinase N-terminal cap-like domain-containing protein, with amino-acid sequence MSGQPLPFERAATERALTAWLPSQRWYAGRTRPLDHVSVIAAHPFGGPPGPRRGPARGLLLVARAHFADAGAPEHYQVPIGIRPALPGPRPQDPPPIAVIGDTVVHDALADHALVRDLLAPPAPDGAPTPLALRAENTTPGHRPPAGPPATSRLLTAEQSNTSVVIDDRYLLKCFRRLHTGPNPEVELRRALAGHPGPPLTPPLHAVLHGHLGEAPVTYAVLQSYLPDAVDGWTAALHHLRTRPGQSFARDAHAMGTATGAVHTRLAAAFGTRRPTPGEAARLTARLLTALEDALRAVPELARHETALRHAYAQAADPTPATTLQRVHGDLHLGQLVRCGRTWQLIDFEGEPSAPMAERTAPRPPLADIAGMLRSFDYAAHHAAWQPGPADPRDLRRWARDSQHAFCDGYALATGHDPRDTPAPLRAHILAKAVYESAYEARNRPHWLHIPLEDVERLLDPAAWPPHRPPGDDTPWN; translated from the coding sequence GTGAGCGGCCAGCCCCTGCCCTTCGAGCGCGCCGCCACGGAACGGGCCCTCACCGCCTGGCTGCCCTCACAACGCTGGTACGCGGGAAGGACCCGCCCCCTCGACCACGTGTCCGTCATCGCCGCGCACCCCTTCGGCGGCCCGCCCGGCCCCCGCCGCGGCCCGGCCCGCGGACTCCTCCTGGTGGCCCGCGCCCACTTCGCCGACGCGGGCGCCCCCGAGCACTACCAGGTGCCCATCGGCATCCGCCCCGCCCTGCCCGGCCCCCGCCCCCAGGACCCGCCCCCCATCGCCGTCATCGGCGACACCGTCGTCCACGACGCCCTCGCCGACCACGCGCTCGTCCGCGACCTCCTCGCGCCGCCGGCCCCAGACGGCGCCCCCACCCCCCTCGCCCTGCGCGCCGAGAACACCACCCCCGGCCACCGGCCCCCCGCCGGCCCGCCCGCCACCAGCAGACTCCTCACCGCCGAACAGAGCAACACCTCCGTCGTCATCGACGACCGCTACCTCCTCAAGTGCTTCCGCCGCCTGCACACCGGCCCCAACCCCGAGGTCGAACTGCGCCGCGCCCTGGCCGGCCACCCCGGCCCGCCCCTCACCCCGCCCCTGCACGCCGTCCTCCACGGCCACCTCGGCGAAGCCCCCGTCACCTACGCCGTCCTGCAGAGCTACCTGCCCGACGCCGTCGACGGATGGACCGCCGCCCTGCACCACCTCCGAACCCGACCCGGACAGTCCTTCGCCCGCGACGCCCACGCCATGGGAACAGCCACCGGCGCCGTCCACACCCGCCTCGCCGCCGCCTTCGGCACCCGCCGCCCCACCCCCGGCGAAGCCGCCCGCCTCACCGCGCGCCTGCTCACCGCACTGGAGGACGCCCTGCGCGCCGTCCCCGAACTGGCCCGCCACGAAACCGCCCTGCGCCACGCCTACGCCCAGGCCGCCGACCCCACCCCCGCCACCACCCTCCAACGCGTCCACGGCGACCTCCACCTCGGCCAGCTCGTCCGCTGCGGCCGCACCTGGCAGCTCATCGACTTCGAAGGGGAACCCTCCGCCCCGATGGCCGAGCGCACCGCCCCCCGCCCCCCGCTCGCCGACATCGCCGGCATGCTCCGCTCCTTCGACTACGCCGCCCACCACGCCGCCTGGCAACCCGGCCCCGCCGACCCGCGGGACCTGCGCCGCTGGGCCCGGGACAGCCAGCACGCCTTCTGCGACGGCTACGCCCTGGCCACCGGCCACGACCCCCGCGACACCCCCGCACCGCTGCGCGCCCACATCCTCGCCAAAGCCGTCTACGAGAGCGCCTACGAAGCCCGCAACCGCCCGCACTGGCTGCACATACCGCTGGAAGACGTCGAACGGCTCCTCGACCCCGCGGCATGGCCGCCGCACCGGCCCCCCGGAGATGACACCCCATGGAACTGA
- a CDS encoding sigma-70 family RNA polymerase sigma factor, with the protein MTDTITAAPQTRAQRSERFERDALGHRDRLHAQALRLTRNPADAEDLVQETYTRAYRGYHGFRPGTNAGAWLSRILLNTYLDAYRKKQAAPQLSGAPYTEDRGPARPGPVPSAESQVLDRLPGPAVTRAMLGIPGIFRTVVYLADMEGLSHEEIAALVGVPYATVNTRLHRGRRRLRALLEDHRDAGARAHREEVR; encoded by the coding sequence ATGACGGACACGATCACCGCCGCGCCGCAGACCCGCGCCCAGCGCTCGGAGCGCTTCGAGCGCGACGCGCTCGGCCACCGGGACCGGCTCCACGCGCAGGCCCTGCGCCTGACCCGCAACCCCGCCGACGCGGAGGACCTGGTGCAGGAGACCTACACCCGCGCCTACCGCGGCTACCACGGCTTCCGCCCCGGCACCAACGCCGGCGCGTGGCTGTCCCGGATCCTGCTGAACACCTACCTCGACGCCTACCGCAAGAAGCAGGCCGCCCCCCAGCTCTCGGGCGCCCCCTACACCGAGGACCGCGGGCCCGCCCGGCCCGGCCCCGTGCCGTCCGCCGAGTCACAGGTCCTGGACCGGCTGCCCGGCCCGGCGGTCACCCGCGCGATGCTGGGGATACCCGGCATCTTCCGCACCGTGGTCTACCTCGCCGACATGGAAGGACTCTCCCACGAGGAGATCGCCGCACTGGTCGGCGTCCCCTACGCCACGGTCAACACCCGCCTGCACCGGGGCCGCAGGCGACTGCGGGCCCTCCTGGAGGACCACCGCGACGCGGGCGCCCGCGCGCACCGGGAAGAGGTGCGGTGA
- a CDS encoding SDR family NAD(P)-dependent oxidoreductase, with the protein MDLQLADKVFLVTGASAGIGRATVRVLAAEGATVVGVSRKPAAGPADPAGPGARVSTVAADVTAPNAARRVVDTVLERHGRLDGLVNNVGALHSRTGFLDVSDEQWQATFDTNFHSAVRMTRAALPALLERGAGSLVHLASEAARFPDHPLVDYAASKTALLSLSKSLTAEFARRGVRSNVVSPGPTRTALFDAPGGFADQLAERFALPADEAVEHFVREVRALPTGRIGTPDDVARVIAYLLSPLAAQVTGAEWAVDGGALRQI; encoded by the coding sequence ATGGACCTGCAACTCGCGGACAAGGTCTTCCTCGTCACCGGGGCCTCGGCCGGAATCGGGCGGGCCACCGTGCGGGTGCTCGCCGCGGAAGGGGCGACCGTCGTCGGGGTGTCCCGCAAGCCCGCCGCCGGCCCCGCCGACCCCGCCGGCCCCGGCGCCCGGGTCAGCACGGTCGCCGCCGACGTGACCGCCCCAAACGCCGCCCGCCGCGTCGTCGACACCGTCCTGGAGCGCCACGGGCGCCTCGACGGACTGGTCAACAACGTCGGCGCCCTGCACTCCCGCACGGGCTTCCTGGACGTGAGCGACGAGCAGTGGCAGGCGACCTTCGACACCAACTTCCACTCCGCGGTGCGGATGACCCGCGCCGCGCTGCCCGCCCTCCTGGAGCGGGGCGCCGGCTCCCTGGTGCACCTGGCCAGCGAGGCCGCGCGCTTCCCCGACCACCCGCTGGTCGACTACGCGGCCTCCAAGACGGCCCTGCTCTCCCTCTCCAAGTCCCTCACCGCCGAGTTCGCCCGCCGGGGAGTCCGCTCCAACGTCGTCTCGCCCGGCCCGACCAGGACCGCCCTGTTCGACGCCCCCGGAGGCTTCGCCGACCAGCTCGCGGAGCGCTTCGCGCTGCCCGCCGACGAGGCCGTCGAGCACTTCGTCCGCGAGGTGCGCGCACTGCCCACCGGGCGTATCGGCACCCCCGACGACGTCGCCCGCGTCATCGCCTACCTCCTCTCCCCGCTCGCCGCCCAGGTCACGGGAGCCGAATGGGCCGTCGACGGCGGAGCACTGCGCCAGATCTGA
- a CDS encoding MarR family winged helix-turn-helix transcriptional regulator codes for MAPGAAAELAALAARLCAVMDATTSERIAEHGLTRADFDVLAALRGAGPGHRLRPMDLSALCRLSSGGTSNVLRRMTESGYVVREADLRDGRSSWAQLTVEGLRVVGAVQEGVDAVHARVLRRLPPGVVDALSALLAQAVDALESPQW; via the coding sequence GTGGCGCCCGGGGCCGCGGCGGAGCTGGCCGCCCTGGCGGCGCGGCTGTGCGCGGTGATGGACGCGACCACCAGCGAGCGGATCGCCGAGCACGGGCTGACCCGTGCCGACTTCGACGTGCTGGCGGCGCTGCGCGGGGCGGGGCCCGGTCACCGGCTGCGGCCGATGGACCTGTCGGCGCTGTGCCGGCTGTCCTCCGGGGGGACGAGCAACGTCCTGCGGCGGATGACGGAGTCGGGCTACGTGGTGCGTGAGGCGGACCTGCGCGACGGGCGCAGTTCGTGGGCGCAGTTGACGGTGGAGGGGCTGCGGGTGGTCGGGGCGGTGCAGGAGGGGGTGGACGCGGTGCACGCGCGGGTGCTGCGCCGGCTTCCGCCCGGGGTGGTGGACGCGTTGTCGGCGTTGCTCGCGCAGGCCGTCGACGCCCTGGAGTCGCCGCAGTGGTGA